Proteins found in one Oribacterium sp. oral taxon 102 genomic segment:
- the purE gene encoding 5-(carboxyamino)imidazole ribonucleotide mutase — protein sequence MKKIAVIMGSDSDLPIVERGIEVLRSYDVPFEVHVYSAHRTPEEARAFARSARAQGFGVLLCAAGMAAHLAGAIAANTTLPVIGLPCSGKVLEGMDALLSTVMMPPGIPVATVGVDTAKNAALLAIEILAVTDERLAEKLDIERAENHEKILAKDAELSARFRSGAGSTALR from the coding sequence ATGAAAAAAATTGCAGTCATTATGGGGAGTGATTCGGATCTCCCGATCGTAGAGAGAGGGATAGAGGTACTCCGGAGCTATGACGTGCCCTTCGAGGTACATGTGTATTCTGCGCACAGGACGCCGGAGGAGGCACGCGCCTTCGCAAGATCGGCGAGAGCACAGGGCTTCGGCGTGCTGCTCTGTGCCGCAGGAATGGCAGCACACCTTGCCGGCGCGATCGCGGCGAATACGACGCTTCCCGTCATCGGACTTCCTTGCAGCGGTAAGGTGCTGGAGGGTATGGACGCGCTTCTGTCCACAGTGATGATGCCGCCGGGGATCCCTGTGGCAACGGTGGGGGTCGATACCGCGAAGAATGCGGCGCTGCTTGCGATCGAGATCCTCGCGGTGACGGATGAGAGGCTCGCGGAAAAGCTGGATATAGAGCGGGCGGAGAATCATGAGAAGATTCTCGCGAAGGATGCGGAGCTCAGCGCACGCTTCCGGAGCGGAGCGGGCAGTACAGCTCTGCGGTAA
- the htpG gene encoding molecular chaperone HtpG, with protein MAGKGTLSIHSENIFPIIKKWMYSDQDIFVREQISNACDAVTKLQKLSLIGEWEKPEDYKGRIDVTVDTEKKTLTFTDNGIGMTEEEVEKYINQIAFSGATDFIEKYKDKANDEQIIGHFGLGFYSAFMVADLVTIDTLSYQKDAVPVHWECDGGTDYTMSKGTRASHGTSITLHLNDDCLKYSNEWELRTVIDKYSSFMPVEIYLTKLPKDSMTIKASEKREDDVVLEEIPEKTEKDADGKERKIEAELRIEKRPELMNEIHPLWTKNPSECSREEYLDFYRKVFHDYKEPLFWIHLNMDYPYNLKGILYFPKINMEYESIEGTIKLYNNQVFIADNIKEVIPEYLMLLKGVIDCPDIPLNVSRSQLQNDGFVKKISDYITKKVADKLSGMCRTDRENYEKYWDDIAPFIKYGCLRDRKFCEKMTDYILFKDLDGKYLALPECLEVKPIDNEKKEDETSAEEGDGNEAPAEEKTEPEKQEKAEEEPEKNKTIYYVTDPVQQSQYIKLFREAGKTAVVLPEKIDQPFISELEAKNEGVHFKRIDADLESEFKAESSEEEEKTLTEKAESLQKYMRTLPGLSKLQVKLQRMSSDRTAAMLSVSEESRRMNDMMKMYAMQGMPMGDMAVEETLLLNTAHPLVQYLMTQEESETTRLIAEQLYDLAKLQQAPLGADAMAKFIERSNALLLKMTK; from the coding sequence ATGGCAGGAAAAGGAACATTATCAATTCATTCGGAGAATATTTTCCCGATTATCAAGAAATGGATGTATTCGGATCAGGATATCTTCGTGAGAGAGCAGATCTCCAATGCGTGCGATGCGGTGACGAAGCTGCAGAAGCTCTCCCTGATCGGCGAGTGGGAGAAGCCCGAGGACTATAAGGGGCGGATCGACGTGACGGTCGATACGGAGAAGAAAACCCTGACCTTTACCGACAATGGAATCGGGATGACAGAGGAGGAGGTCGAGAAGTATATCAACCAGATCGCCTTCTCCGGTGCGACCGACTTTATCGAGAAATATAAGGATAAGGCGAATGACGAGCAGATTATCGGACACTTCGGGCTGGGCTTCTATTCCGCCTTCATGGTGGCAGACCTTGTGACGATCGACACGCTGTCCTATCAGAAGGACGCGGTTCCGGTGCATTGGGAGTGTGACGGCGGTACGGACTATACGATGTCGAAGGGGACGCGGGCATCGCACGGAACCAGCATTACCCTGCATTTGAATGATGATTGCCTGAAATACAGCAACGAGTGGGAGCTTCGAACTGTCATAGACAAGTATTCCTCCTTCATGCCGGTAGAAATCTACCTCACGAAGCTGCCGAAGGACAGCATGACGATCAAAGCTTCAGAGAAGCGGGAGGACGATGTCGTATTAGAGGAAATTCCGGAGAAGACAGAAAAGGATGCGGATGGCAAGGAGAGGAAGATCGAGGCGGAGCTTCGGATCGAGAAGCGTCCGGAGCTGATGAATGAGATTCACCCGCTGTGGACGAAGAATCCGAGCGAGTGTAGCCGGGAGGAGTATCTCGACTTCTACCGAAAGGTTTTCCACGACTACAAGGAGCCCCTGTTCTGGATCCACCTGAATATGGACTATCCGTATAATCTCAAGGGTATCCTTTACTTCCCGAAGATCAATATGGAATATGAGTCCATTGAGGGCACCATCAAGCTTTACAATAATCAGGTGTTTATCGCGGATAATATCAAGGAGGTCATTCCGGAGTATCTGATGCTTTTGAAGGGCGTCATCGACTGCCCGGATATCCCGCTGAACGTTTCCCGCTCCCAGCTGCAGAATGACGGCTTCGTGAAGAAGATTTCTGATTATATCACGAAGAAGGTAGCGGACAAGCTTTCCGGAATGTGCAGGACAGATCGCGAGAACTACGAGAAGTATTGGGATGATATCGCGCCGTTCATCAAGTACGGTTGTCTCCGCGACCGGAAGTTCTGTGAGAAAATGACGGACTACATCCTCTTCAAGGATCTGGACGGCAAGTACCTTGCGCTGCCGGAGTGCCTCGAGGTGAAGCCGATCGACAATGAGAAGAAGGAGGACGAGACGAGCGCGGAGGAAGGTGACGGGAACGAGGCTCCGGCAGAGGAAAAGACAGAGCCGGAGAAGCAGGAGAAGGCAGAAGAGGAGCCGGAGAAGAATAAGACGATTTATTATGTGACCGATCCGGTGCAGCAGAGCCAGTATATCAAGCTCTTCCGCGAGGCAGGGAAGACTGCGGTGGTTCTGCCGGAGAAGATCGACCAGCCGTTTATCTCTGAGCTGGAGGCGAAGAACGAGGGGGTTCATTTCAAGCGGATTGATGCGGATCTGGAGTCGGAGTTCAAGGCAGAGAGCTCCGAGGAGGAGGAAAAGACGCTGACGGAGAAGGCGGAGAGTCTGCAGAAGTATATGAGGACGCTGCCGGGACTCTCGAAGCTGCAGGTGAAGCTCCAGCGCATGAGCTCCGACCGTACTGCCGCGATGCTTTCCGTTTCGGAGGAGTCCCGCCGCATGAACGATATGATGAAGATGTACGCGATGCAGGGAATGCCGATGGGAGATATGGCAGTTGAGGAGACGCTGCTTTTGAATACCGCGCATCCGCTGGTACAGTATCTGATGACACAGGAGGAGAGCGAGACGACGAGGCTGATCGCAGAGCAGCTCTATGATCTCGCGAAGCTGCAGCAGGCGCCGCTCGGTGCGGACGCGATGGCGAAGTTTATCGAGAGAAGCAATGCACTTCTGCTCAAAATGACGAAGTGA